From the genome of Vitis riparia cultivar Riparia Gloire de Montpellier isolate 1030 chromosome 11, EGFV_Vit.rip_1.0, whole genome shotgun sequence:
gaaTTGATGCTGACATTCACTATTTTGCCTCTactgcaatttttattttcaaggaaGGTGCGCCTTTGAAGTTTCTGATATAGTTAGTGAGcagaataaaaattatatgcatCTTCATAGCAATCTTATTGTGggtacatatttttttttatcagaaacgaggaaaattatattaaaagaagaaaagatattAGAGAAAGAACggatacaagagaaagagaagaaaacaagagaaggatgagaggtccttcccacaaaaGCAAAACTgagtaaaagagaaaacacccaactttataaaactaaaaacaaataattttgtatattgtataattttgtATATTGGTGTTTGCATTGCAATTGTAATATTGTATATTGGCAATGAAAAGATGATAGTCGAATTTTGATCAAGGCACAAGCTCAGATTGCTTACACAGTAgatgtcaaattttttatttgaattaccCCTCAGAAATGTTTCTTTAGGTGATTTGTGAAGCTTTTCTTGTTTCTTGCTCTCAGTTAGATGGTAAACATTGCAGTATAAAGTTTAACAAGTTCTCTCTCTCAtgcatgttttcatttttcttgcaGGTAAAGGTGCTTGCCATGTTTACTTGAAGCTGCATATAGAATATATAGTCGACTATTTATCCATCAAACTCTGTTATTTGTGGACTATTTCACTGAGGTGCTATAAGGCTTAATGCTGTAACCTAGCATTTTACTTAGCTGACATGCATGTAAATATATTGGAGACAGAAATTTActctatattttaaattttgaacatCATACAGTTGGCTCTTGATGTGGTGTTATCCCACCATTAGGGACCCAACTCAACTAATTCATTGCTCAACCGATGCAAATGCTGGTGTGAATCTTCAAGAAATACAAAGGGAAAGAAATTATCGCTTATGGACTCTCTTGTTAGTTTGTTTTGTCAGCTAAGCTTTATTCATTAAGATTTACAAAGAGAAGCCTCACTACAGACTTCCTTTTGAAATTACCAACCTAGCGTTCCATCTGCTTGCTGACTGGCAAGTTCAAAGGCTGAATCGTGATGATAGACACAACTACAGTAATGATCTCAGACACAAAATAGTTGTGAAATTCTGAAACCTGCCTTTTCCCTATCTTCTATGCAACGAAAATTAAATGATCTTGCTAAACTCTTGGAAATTAGTTTATATCAAAAGGTGAATCATAAAGGGATAAAAACATAACCGGATTCCACTTTACCAGATTTTAGCTTATTTTATTATGAACAGTGAGGTCCTACTGTAAAGCTCTgtaaatttgttttctaaagGAAAAGGGATAGGCAGTTACCACCATGTTTGAGAAAATTAGATCTGGGTAATGCGTGAACCAGAAGAGATTGGTAAATGGCTGGTTGTTATCCGTTgattgcaaaaaaataaaaaattccggATATCCTTTCCACCAGAGAGAGGGGAGTTTTACACAAAAGGGCACAGAACTGTTTAAAAGATTACTTGTACTTTTGGGTTCTAACGTCACTTATTCTGGACAACATCATGTATTCAAGAAtctacaaaaattaatatatagatGCAACTGACAGCCTTAAGAATCTATGAATGATCCAGTATGTCGtggaaacattaaaaatatcaatggGTTAATTCCAGCATCCATGTATGGAAGAATAAAGAATTGTACCTTTTTGACACAGTTGCAAACCAATATAACCAAAATGAACACCTACAACAAAGAAACTAAGAAGGGTAACTAAGATTCTCCAAAAAAGCCAATTCATCATGCAGCTGCTTCCAAAGATGgatttccttttatattcaGAACCCTTCTAGAGATAATTACTACAAACAGTGAGGAAGCTGGAGTTAAAGCTTAGTCATCTTTAATTTTGCAGTTACTGACTCCTATATGGGTAGTTCCCTTAGTAACTTCCACTGATGTATTGGATCATTTTCCACAAAAAGTGATACCAAGCCAGCCAAATACCTCTCACTGCATCGAAGAGAGAATAAGAAACAAGTTGCAGTTATGCTATTAGATTCAGTCTGGGCCACATGGCAATAATACTAGCAAAATCTGTTCATTAACCCTTCTTGGTGCAGTGGGCATCTGTACCATGCTGAGTGCAATGATGGTAGCCCACACTGTGGAGGAACTCCCTAATCTCTTTAGCACTGCTGTTGCTAGCTTGCAACAATCGCTCATCTTCCTCATAGATTAGATATGGGGCTTCACTTTCCTTTCTTGACAGTAACTTAGTGGCCCCCTTCAGTACATGATACTCCCAGCCTTGAACATCAATTTTGAGCAGAAGCACAGGCTCTGACTCTGGGATAACCTCATCAAGAGGGATGGACCTTACTTGAAGTTCTATCTCTTCATTGGACTTGAAGGCCATCTTTGCACCAGTGGCTGAAACAGCACTATTGTCAAGCCGACCAACCAACTAGTAAAATAAGAAAGGATGCATAAGCAACACATAAAACAATGAAGGGTAGCATCAAAAGGCTTAATTGTTAAGAGTGTTTTTATGAAAACCACAGGCCCAAGTTAAGGTGTCATTATAAGATAAAactgaaataaaatattcctaAGGAATAAACTCGAATATACAAAGTATAATCACATAAAAGTATTCTATGATCTACATATATTTGAGTGTTTCAGCTTCTCAGAAACATTATTCTCCATGATTGTTTCCAAGTCCAGATCATAGCCTGTGACATGATTAATAACAGAACAAGTCTCCTACCTTATGAGCTAACCACACTTTTTCCCTTCTAAAACAGCTAATTCACTAATATTGTTTGTTACACTAAAGGGGTTACTGGACCAATTAAGCAAACATGATTGAGTAACACTAGTctcctatcaaaataaaaaataaaaaagattgggTAACACTAGTCATACATAGGTTggtatttttcatgataaacttgtaaccaatgcattttccttttattcCCATGATATAACTATTGGATTGGACATTAACAATCTCATCTAAAAACCAATTGATGTCCAGTAAAGTTAGATGAAACCTTTCATAACATTTGACATCACACCTCACGGGCTAGTTCTAAGACTCATCATTTGGGTAACCCATCCCTATACTTAAGTGCGACATTGTTGCACTTCAACAATCCCTTCCCCAACATATGCTCCTGTGATTAGAATCCATGACCCTTACCTCTAATACTAATTGTTGGATCAGACTTTAATGGCGAAAGCGTAAGGCGCGGTGTAAGCCTTGAAGTGTTGAGTCAtaagccttttgaaaccctcattttataattaataaatatttcaaaatatgtaaaaataaaaataaaatagtataaatggaaaaacatgaaaaaaaaatccattagatttttatatataataatataattgacttaaaaaaataataagacataaatgacttgaaatttaattttgcaatttgtgatttaaaaaagcaaaagagaaaaatacaaataaaatattttcaaaaattgaagaaggtaatttctttttttcaaaaatcactgTTCACTGTTAggtgaatttttttaagaaaaaaatataacatgaataattttaaaaaaaaaaatactatgagCATGGAAGTGCTGAGAGAAGGGTGTGAAAATCAGAACAGTGATCACTTGAATGCTGTAAAAATTGAGTGAACAGTTGTCAGTGGGTGGGTAAAGTGCAAAACTGAGAATAAAAAGTGAGAGAATAGAGAAgagcatataaaaaaataaaaaaccagaACAGTGGGTTGTGAAATCAAAACTAAGAATAAAAAGAGAGGAGATGTGGAAAAGTGAGACCTAGAAGGGAGTGAGGGACTGAGAGAGAAGACCAAACTGTGGGGATGAAGCAGCAGCCAATATTCACGCGTCATCATTGCTGAAGGTACAGAGCAGCACTCCCTCAAAATGATGTTGTCAAAGACTTGGAGTGAGAATGAAGCAGCACCTTTTGTGTTCTTCGCATTTTTCCAATGCCTTCGAGCGTTTTCAAAACACCTTGCCCTAAAGCATGCCTCAAAAATGCCTTTCAAAACTTTGCCTCTAATACTAATTGTTGGATCAAGCTTTAATCATCCCATTTAAAAACTAATTGATGTCTAGTGAGGATAAGTCAAACCTTTTATGACATTCAACACCACATCCCACAGGTTAGTTCTAAGATTTATTATTTGGGTGACTCATCTCTGGGTTTAAGAGGGACATTGTTGCCCAACAATCACTCCCCAAACATCACGCTTCCATGACTTGAACCCATGACCCTTGGTTCTAATATTAATTGTTGGATCAGGTTTTGGCcatctcatttgaaaaccaattaTTGTCTTGTGAGGGTAGGTCAAATCTTTTATGACATTCGACATCACGTCTTGTTGGCTAATTCTAAGAGTCATCATTTGAATGACCTATCCTTGGGTTTAAGAGCAACATCGTTACACCTTAACAATCCCTCCCCTAACATGACACTCCATTCACTGAACCAAATCCTTGACACTTGGCTCTAATATCAATTGTTAGATTGAGCTTTAGCCATCTCATCTAAATATCAATTGGTGTCCAATGAGGGTAGGGTCAAACCTTTTATGATATTCAACATCACACTTTGCAGACTAGTTCTAAGAGTCATCATTTGTGTAAACCATCTCCAGAATTAAAAGTGGCATTATTGCATCCCAACAATCCATCCAAGTTCCAACAATCCTTTCCCCATCATCACACTCTTATAGCTAGAATTGATTACCTTTGGCTCTGATACTAATTGTTAGATTAAGGCTTTGATCAtctaatctaaaataaaattagtatcTAATGAGGATAGGCCAAATAGGCCAAACCTTTTATGACATTTTTGGCATTCGTAGATTAGTTCTAAGAGTAATCATTTAGGTGATTCATCTCCAAGCTTAAGAGTGATATTCTTGCAGACCAACAATTCCTTTTCCAGCATGACTTTTTCATGACTCAAACCCATGACCTTCGAACTTTGATCATCTCATCTAAAAATCAATTGGTATTTAGTGAAAGAAGGCCTAACCTTTCATGACATCACACGTCGTATGTTCTAAGAGTCATAAAAGTCATTATTTGGATGATCTATCATCTGACTTAAGAATGGTATTGCTGCATTCTAACAATAACTAATGAAAAGAAGATTAAAGGATCTCTCGGAATAACAGTATGACAAATAGTTCTAAATGAGAGGAAAGACACATAATATTAACAACAGATTTTGGTTGCTTAACCATGTCAATAACTTATTCATTGATAGTAGATAAAATCTTCCTTTCCCCTGAACTTTATATCTATTACTCAAAAAGATAAAACCCCATCAAGGGGAAGTCCAACAAATAAAATCACATCCATCTCCATTCCCCATGAAAAACTGAAAACTAGAATTATTTGGATCTTCTAACCAAAGTTCCTAAGCTCATCagtattttatttaagataagatcaaaattcaatataattatCACGCGATTTCCCCATGAAAAACTGAAAACTAGAATTTCgttaattcatgaaaaaaaagaacacataataaaaaagattaaaaagaggCAAATACCTTATGAAATGTAATATTTCCTAGTCGATCCGAAGCAGCAGCTTCAAACACAGTAACCGACTCCCCAACGCGATTAAAGAAAATGCCATCGCAAATCCTCTGCAGATTCTCAAATACCGGTTCGAACGCCAAAACACGAAACCCCATCACAGCTGCGGCAAAAGTGGCCATACCCACATTGGCGCCAACATCAACAACAAACCCATTTTTACCCTGATCTTTCATCTTCTCCAAAATCTCCTGAACCGTCAGAGATATATCGGGTTTCCGAAAGGGCTTGCCTTTCAGGATCCGAACAATGTTCTTGTGGGGCTTGTCGGGCAGGGTCCCAAAATCGGAGAGGGAGTAAAGAAATGGGTATTTGACGCCTTCGACGATGTTGGCAATGACAGGGTGGGACTGTGGACATTTGAAGCAATCAAAGGGTTGGATCGTGCGCGAGGGGATTAGGGCCTTGAGAGCGGAGACAGGGATAGGACTAGGGGTGCGAGaggagaggaagaggaagatgaggaggaggagagaagaggaGAAGAGCAGGAGAAGGATTCTGGGAGAGAGGAGTCTCGGCGGTCTGTCTCTTTTCCAGGCATTTGCCATGGAAAATGACAGCTTAAAATTCTCCGGCAAAGTGGAAGTCGAATTTTCCGGGAAAACCTGGATTGATCTGGATTGGATCTACAAGAGAATGCTGTAACAGTGTTGATGTGACCAATCCAGAGAGTATGGCATGGCTGCTTCACTAGCAGTCTAACACTAGCTCTTTGTTCGTTCACAACCTCCGcttctcacttttatttttattttttaacttagccaatatattaacttttaatttcattttcacatCCAATCACAACATTAATTTAAGTAAATGCATATGGCACAATCTTTATGATGGATGAGCCAACATTTTAATCCTtgacaatataaaaaataattaaaaatatttttttattttcaaagataaaaataaaataataaatgaaatatttttctatttcaaagataaaaataaaataaaataaataaaataaaaaccacacAAAACTCATATGTTAAGTAGGTGtttaataaatcaacttaatatcTTTAACTTGTAGTAattacttaatttaagttattatataaaatatggatgataaaataacttaaagtaaaaaaataattttaagtaataagtaaaaataattaatttatttttaaatacacatttttattttatctttttactcCTATTTgtcttaatttcttatatttacaACTCTACAATTTCATTGTTACTCAGAACtctttttatcttaattataaaataaatatgtaaattttataatttagaataaattttaagttaattttattaaacaaccttCATactttaaactaaaaattaaataataaatttcaatttaacttaaagtaaaCTTAACTTATTAAGtaacaattattaaattttactaaCACCTCCTAACTTAAACATATTTGAAATTCATGTTGTAAAATTGATACAATGAACAAGAGGTCATTATGACTGGGGGGGCCTCATCTCACCCCAACTGCTTCAATCTCACTGCTGTCTACATATCTGCTATGAATAGTGGACAATGAACAATGTGAAGGGGACATGCATTTGACCGTGTCAAGTTACAATTAGTTGATGCTGGGCATTTCAGATCCATCTCACATTAATTTCTATTGGAACAATTTAAGGATGCCAAATGAAACAGATTAGTATATTACACATATACATTCACTGATACATTCAATAGGTTTCAGAAGCTGTGAAAACTTTTATATGATACTCAAGGCAAAGCAAATACATAAAATAGTCGCCAGGAAAATTTTTGGTGGGCTCTCCACACATCCATTATTTTGACTCATGCACCCAACTTCTGAATCCCCAATTCCTTGAGTGAACTCACTAGTCTCCGGAACACCTTCAGGTTGTGCCCCACTTTATCCTGTCAAGATGAGGAAATCCCATGAAATAGAATCCcaaaaaatctttcaaattaatgaaattcATATGCGTGAAAAGGGTTTCAGGTTAAAAGTGATTagagaagaaacaaaaacaacctGACAATCAAAAGAGTAAGAAGGAAAAACAGtgggaaaataatgaaaaaagagTTGTCATTTACCTACTGTCCACAAATTTGAATGCACCTTGAgcttaaatcataaaatttgttaaatttctAATAGAATTCCAAAAAGACGATAGAAAGACAAGCTAACAACTGGCCCAATCTTACAACCATCCTACAGGTTATCATGATGAAGGCTGGAGTAGCATAGATAAGAGTTGGTTGTGCCAAGGAGGGTAAATAATTTAACCTAGGATTCCTTTGCTGAAAGCAGAGAGTAAGGTCAGGATATGGTTCTAAGAATCCATGCTACCCTCTTCTGTGCAgcaaaacaaattcaaaacatGTTCATGACATGTTCATTGTCCTCCAGGCAGACGCAAAGTGGATTCCCCCCCAACATCATTGTACCAGAAAATCAATTTCACAAGAATGTCATTAAAATAGGTAACATTAAAGGAAAATGGAATTCTAACATAATCCAGCAATATTTGTATAGTTGTTTACTTGAATTGATTTTCTGTCAAAACCATCAAAGTCCAAATCCAACAGTCACCAagctatataaaaaataggagTGAATTTGTCAGGTTGACAACACAGTGTATACCATACCACCATCCTAGATTTGAAATAACTGTGCGTGACGGTGTTCCTATGAATCTATGATTAGTAGACAGTGAAAAGCATACCTCACTAAGCAATTCAAGTCTTTCTAATGTTGGAATCAACTTCCCACAGAACACTGATATGTCTTGCCCATTGTCAAATTTGTCACCGAATGTAATTGCTTTTGTGGTTGCACTTGTACCAGGGGTAATAGAGCTGCCAAGAAAAACACATTGGAAAAGGGAAATAAAACGACAATATGTTATCAGGAAAAAAAGAGATCATACC
Proteins encoded in this window:
- the LOC117924456 gene encoding uncharacterized protein LOC117924456, which encodes MANAWKRDRPPRLLSPRILLLLFSSSLLLLIFLFLSSRTPSPIPVSALKALIPSRTIQPFDCFKCPQSHPVIANIVEGVKYPFLYSLSDFGTLPDKPHKNIVRILKGKPFRKPDISLTVQEILEKMKDQGKNGFVVDVGANVGMATFAAAVMGFRVLAFEPVFENLQRICDGIFFNRVGESVTVFEAAASDRLGNITFHKLVGRLDNSAVSATGAKMAFKSNEEIELQVRSIPLDEVIPESEPVLLLKIDVQGWEYHVLKGATKLLSRKESEAPYLIYEEDERLLQASNSSAKEIREFLHSVGYHHCTQHGTDAHCTKKG